The proteins below are encoded in one region of Sphingopyxis sp. YR583:
- a CDS encoding PaaI family thioesterase: MDFAAAMPLAGTLGVTIHEGGKDRVAGKLPVRPDICTAGNIVHGGAIMAFADCLGAVGAFLTLPEGASGTTTIESKTNFLGAGAVGSILVGEATPVKIGKRLSVWQTRIRTEDGAEVALVTQTQMVLWPA, encoded by the coding sequence ATGGATTTTGCAGCAGCCATGCCGCTCGCGGGAACGCTTGGGGTCACGATTCATGAAGGCGGCAAGGATCGCGTCGCGGGCAAGCTTCCGGTTCGTCCGGACATTTGTACCGCTGGCAATATCGTCCATGGCGGCGCGATCATGGCCTTTGCCGATTGTCTCGGCGCCGTGGGCGCATTCCTGACGCTGCCCGAAGGCGCGAGCGGCACGACGACGATCGAGAGCAAGACCAACTTCCTCGGCGCCGGGGCGGTCGGGTCCATACTCGTTGGCGAAGCGACCCCCGTGAAGATCGGCAAGCGGCTGTCGGTCTGGCAAACGCGCATCCGTACCGAGGACGGTGCCGAGGTTGCGCTGGTGACACAGACGCAGATGGTGCTTTGGCCAGCCTGA